The following coding sequences are from one Mesorhizobium onobrychidis window:
- a CDS encoding ABC transporter permease, whose amino-acid sequence MTVRFDKLGVVIAAIVAYAAFAAPFATFRANRIVPGEARSILEALPAAAGPLLLAVIVVAAVVALLKTPLILRLAASVVALAALALLIGVAGSFLTPEGNTFARISPASGFWLLIFAFTLLLVDVLTRLNLSPWARIGVLVVAAAAIGLLLVSGSWNSLSILKEYANRADSFWAEGSKHVTLALGSLAAAVISGLPLGILCHRVEKLRAGVLNVLNIIQTIPSIALFGLLIAPLGWVATHVPGAAALGIRGIGTAPAFVALFLYSLLPVVANTVVGLAGVPRAANDAARGMGMTDRQRLFGVEFPLAFPVILTGIRIVLVQNIGLATIAALIGGGGFGVFVFQGVGQTAMDLVLLGAVPTVAMAFAAAIILDAVIEITSTRRREAQSA is encoded by the coding sequence GCCAATCGCATCGTGCCAGGCGAGGCACGCTCGATCCTCGAAGCTCTGCCTGCGGCGGCAGGCCCGCTGCTGCTTGCGGTCATCGTCGTCGCGGCGGTCGTCGCATTGCTGAAAACGCCACTCATCCTGCGCCTTGCCGCCAGCGTGGTCGCGCTTGCTGCACTGGCGCTGCTGATCGGCGTCGCCGGCAGCTTCCTGACGCCTGAGGGCAACACCTTTGCCCGCATCTCGCCGGCTTCGGGTTTCTGGTTGCTCATCTTCGCCTTTACGCTTTTGCTCGTTGATGTGCTGACGAGGCTCAACCTGTCGCCATGGGCGCGGATCGGCGTGCTTGTCGTCGCGGCAGCGGCGATCGGCCTGCTGCTGGTCTCGGGAAGCTGGAACAGCCTGTCGATCCTCAAGGAATATGCCAACCGTGCCGACAGTTTCTGGGCGGAAGGCTCCAAGCATGTGACGCTGGCGCTGGGTTCGCTGGCGGCGGCGGTGATATCAGGCCTGCCGCTCGGCATCCTCTGCCACCGCGTCGAAAAATTGCGGGCCGGCGTGCTCAACGTGCTGAACATCATCCAGACCATTCCCTCGATCGCGCTGTTCGGCCTGTTGATCGCGCCGCTCGGCTGGGTCGCCACGCATGTTCCCGGCGCAGCCGCGCTCGGCATTCGCGGCATCGGCACCGCGCCCGCTTTCGTTGCCCTGTTCCTGTATTCGCTGCTGCCGGTGGTGGCCAACACCGTGGTCGGGCTTGCCGGCGTGCCGCGCGCCGCCAATGACGCCGCACGCGGCATGGGCATGACCGATCGCCAGCGCCTGTTCGGCGTCGAATTTCCGCTGGCCTTCCCGGTGATCCTCACCGGCATCCGCATCGTGCTGGTCCAGAACATCGGCCTTGCCACCATTGCCGCGCTGATCGGCGGCGGTGGCTTCGGCGTGTTCGTGTTCCAGGGCGTTGGCCAGACGGCGATGGACCTGGTGCTGCTCGGCGCCGTGCCAACGGTGGCTATGGCCTTTGCTGCCGCCATCATCCTCGACGCGGTGATCGAAATCACCTCCACCAGGAGACGCGAGGCACAATCGGCATGA